One genomic window of Saccopteryx bilineata isolate mSacBil1 chromosome 4, mSacBil1_pri_phased_curated, whole genome shotgun sequence includes the following:
- the IRF1 gene encoding interferon regulatory factor 1, producing MPITRMRMRPWLEMQINSNQIPGLIWINKEERIFQIPWKHAAKHGWDINKDACLFRSWAIHTGRYKAGEKEPDPKTWKANFRCAMNSLPDIEEVKDQSRNKGSSAVRVYRMLPPLTKNQRKERKSKFNRDAKSKAKRKSYGESSPDTFSDGLSSSTLPDDHSSYTAQGYMGQDLEVERALTPALSPCAVSSTLPDWHVPVEIVPDSTSDLYNFQVSPMPSVSEATTDEDEEGKLPEDIMKLLEQEQSEWQPTNVDGKGYLLNEPGAQPTSVYGDFSCKEEPDSLGGDIGLSLQRVFTDLKNMDTSWLDSLLPPVRLPSIQAIPCAP from the exons ATGCCCATCACTCGGATGCGCATGAGACCCTGGCTAGAGATGCAGATTAATTCCAACCAAATCCCAGGGCTGATCTGGATTAATAAA gagGAGAGGATCTTCCAGATCCCATGGAAGCACGCTGCCAAACATGGCTGGGACATCAACAAGGATGCCTGTCTGTTTCGGAGCTGGGCCATTCACACAG GCCGATACAAAGCAGGGGAAAAGGAGCCTGATCCTAAGACGTGGAAGGCCAACTTTCGCTGTGCCATGAACTCCCTGCCGGACATTGAGGAGGTAAAGGACCAGAGCAGGAACAAAGGCAGCTCAGCTGTGCGGGTGTACCGGATGCTCCCACCCCTCACCAAGAACCAAAGGAAAG AGAGAAAGTCCAAGTTCAACCGAGACGCTAAGAGCAAGGCCAAGAGAAAG TCATATGGGGAGTCCAGCCCTGATACCTTCTCCGATGGCCTCAGCAGCTCTACCCTGCCTGATGACCATAGCAGCTACACAGCTCAGGGCTACATGGGGCAAGACTTGGAGGTTGAGCGGGCCCTTACTCCAG CACTGTCACCGTGTGCTGTCAGTAGCACTCTCCCTGACTGGCACGTGCCAGTGGAAATTGTGCCGGACAGCACCAGTGACCTGTACAACTTCCAGGTGTCACCCATGCCTTCCGTCTCTGAAG CCACAACAGATGAAGACGAGGAAGGGAAATTACCTGAGGACATCATGAAG CTCTTGGAGCAGGAGCAGTCAGAGTGGCAGCCGACAAATGTGGATGGGAAGGGGTACCTTCTCAATGAACCTGGGGCCCAGCCCACCTCTGTTTATGGAGACTTCAGTTGCAAGGAGGAGCCAGACAGCCTTGGGG GAGATATCGGGCTGAGCCTACAGCGTGTCTTCACAGACCTGAAGAATATGGACACCAGTTGGTTGGACAGTCTTCTGCCCCCAGTCAGGCTTCCCTCCATCCAGGCCATTCCTTGTGCACCATAG